Proteins encoded within one genomic window of Lemur catta isolate mLemCat1 chromosome 23, mLemCat1.pri, whole genome shotgun sequence:
- the TMEM81 gene encoding transmembrane protein 81, with translation MKVLATSFILGILVLPFYLPLVVTTPRTLAIPKKLQEAVGKVIVNATTCTVTCGLGYKEETVCEVGPDGVRRKCKSQRLECLTNWICGMLHFTILIGKEFELSCLSSDILEVGQEAFRFTWRLARGIISTDDEVFKPFRANSHFVKFQSAQEYDSGTYRCDVQLLKNLRLVKRLYFGLRVLPPNLVNLNFHQSLTEDQKLIDEGLEVNLDNYSKPHHPKWGKKVATALGIGIASGVVGGVLVIIALCSVLRETYSNDRLQSLKALFQKDWLPRKPS, from the coding sequence ATGAAGGTTTTGGCCACTAGTTTCATCCTCGGGATCCTGGTGTTGCCCTTCTACCTGCCTTTGGTGGTGACTACACCTAGAACACTGGCCATCCCTAAGAAGCTGCAAGAAGCTGTGGGGAAAGTTATTGTCAATGCCACAACCTGTACTGTCACCTGTGGCCTTGGCTATAAGGAGGAGACTGTCTGTGAGGTGGGCCCTGATGGAGTGAGAAGGAAGTGCAAGTCTCAGCGCTTGGAATGCCTGACCAACTGGATCTGTGGGATGCTCCATTTCACCATTCTCATTGGGAAGGAATTTGAGCTTAGCTGTCTGAGTTCAGACATCCTGGAGGTCGGACAGGAAGCTTTCCGATTCACGTGGAGACTTGCTCGGGGTATCATCTCAACCGATGACGAAGTCTTCAAACCCTTCCGAGCCAATTCCCACTTTGTGAAGTTTCAGTCTGCTCAGGAGTATGACTCGGGGACATACCGGTGTGATGTGCAGCTGTTAAAAAACTTGAGACTTGTCAAGAGGCTTTATTTTGGGCTGAGGGTCCTTCCTCCTAACTTGGTAAACCTGAATTTCCATCAGTCCCTTACTGAGGATCAGAAGTTAATAGATGAGGGCTTGGAAGTTAATCTGGACAACTATTCCAAGCCTCACCACCCAAAGTGGGGAAAGAAGGTAGCAACAGCCTTGGGAATAGGTATCGCCAGTGGAGTGGTGGGTGGTGTGTTGGTGATCATTGCCCTCTGCAGTGTGCTGAGGGAGACCTACAGCAATGACAGGCTCCAGAGCCTAAAAGCCTTGTTCCAGAAGGACTGGCTGCCCAGGAAGCCCAGCTAG